CAGTCTCATCAGAACTCGTTTTGCTACTTGCCATTTGTCCAATTCCCATTTGCTTCCACTCTTGGGTTAATGTACAATAATACACAATTAACTAGCATCTCCTTtaactattttcctttaaaaatttcactttcttttaaaaacattccaTTGCCTCAGCCAACACATATGGACAGAATGCAAATGAAAGTAACAAGTCATCTTgtccaaatattttgaaaaatggacCACCCTGTGTCCTCTTGATGCTCGCAATTTCTACTTCCTCCAGTTCCATCATCCATTTCAGGAGCTTATTTTCTACAGTGTTTTTCTACCTATTTTTCTATCTCATATGCAGATAATAACAATTATGTGATTGTTcagccaaaaatattttaaaaaacaaaccagtgCCAAGACATTAAAAATTCCTGACATACCCTTTGTGCATTAGTCTTACAATCTGTACACTTAAATAACTCCAggaagctccttttttttttttttttttgctaaaaatttaccaaaatattttgaacacataaaaatatttttaaaaaaacaaaagcaaaagcccaGCATAAATTTAGTTGTATAGGCATTGGTTAGAGGACATTGTTCTCACTAAGGATTATATTCAAAAAATTTTCCCTTGGGTTTTTACTAAAACTCTGATTCTGAACCTTATAGCTTGtaatgatgctgttaaaaaaaaaaaatctaattcagCTCAATGTATTATAATAGATAAAGAGTATGTCTgtactataataaaaaataaacatatttttggtTATTTAGAGGTCATCTTCCTGACCTATAACTAAAATAACTGTGTTTGATTTAAACTTACTTGCAGTGAATTATGGAAAGCTAACTTAAAGCTCTGAATAATCAGTTATGAGTAAGAACACCTATTGATGGTCCCATGACCATTCAGAACCAGGcatttgctggaaaaaaaaaaaaaaaaaaccaaatcacTAGTATTGAATATAGCCCTTAGTCATATGAGAAATGAGCTTTATGAGCAACCCAACATGTAAAGTACGAGGTTGACTTTGCCAGCCACCCACTCCTTGAGAGGACAGTAGTATTCATAGTGAAACTGCTCAAACTCAGGCGTCTGGCGGATTTCACATAAGAAGGAGAGATCAATACCTGACTCCaaaaggaggaggagcaggggaaaTACAAAGAGCAGCAGGCCCAGGCCCACCACAAGGAGCCGGGAAAAACTCTTGACCAGTGGGTTCACCCGAATAGTGCCACTCAGAATGTCATAGCTCCATGACAAAGCTTGGCGAGCCTCCTTCATCTCCTCCTCTTCTGCCATTAAAAAGGCATTTTCATCTGCTTCCAGTTCCTCGAATGAATCTGTGTCTTCTCTTTCCAACTCCAGCCTAGATGGACAGTCAAAGAGCATGTCAATCTCATCATCATCAACCGGGGTAGGGAGTAGACTGGCACTTGGGTTGTATGCCAGTTCAGAGATTGTCAAGggttcttcttttattttatcttcctCTTCACTTGACGGCTCTTCATACTCGTGGGATTCCTTCACTGGTGAGCTGGATATCAAGGGAGCAGATATATCTTCTTTGGGCAATGGAACACCTGTAAAGagacatatttttcttaattttaaatttcaggttttctttttccacAAAGATCTGTAATGGAACAACCCAAACTAATTACTGAATGAGAGGGAATCCAGAAATTGTCCTGTAGAATCCTGACTTTTAACAAAGTCATTTTAGGAATAGATCCTATACTATAAATTCTCAAGGTCACCATGTTAAaccaaaaataatcaaaatgccTCAAATGGTTGGCAATATTTACAACATTTACATGTGAAATTATAGTCTGAAAAGCCTCCAATTTTGGTCACATTTGCAAGAACAAAATGACAAGAAATCACTATTATAATTTTGAGTATTGTCTTTTGTAAGTCAGAGAGTCTATTATCCAATAGCATCTTTTATTATGTTATGTATGTTTTTGGTCTTCATTTTAGGCACAATTTTGTGGTTTCTCATTTCATGTAATTGCAATCATATTTGTATGAACAAATTTACATCTTGCTCCTTTAGACATTTTCTATGTTGACATAAACTCCTACTGGTATTTATAATGGTTGCCAAATATTCTGTTTAGTTAATACAATAATAGTTGCCTAATATGATTAAGTTAATATTAATAGTTAACTATTAATAGTTAATATGAACCATTAATATTAATAGTTGCCCAATAATAATAGTtacaatcaagattgccaggagaaatatcaataacctcagatatgcagatgataccacccttatggcagaaagtgagaaactataagagcctcttgatgaaggttaaagagagtgaaaaagctggtttatttttttaatttttttattttttccataactattttttaatacatGAGCAAATGGCTAGATGGATGACATAGTCTTTCCTAtcctgtgattcttttttttttaattttattttatttttaaactttacataattgtattagttttgccaaatatcaaaatgaatccgccacaggtatacatgtgttccccatcctgaaccctcctccctccccataccatccctctgggtcgtccaaaatgcaacattcagaaaacaaagagcatggcatccagtcccatcacttcatggcaaatagatggggaaacaatggaaacagtggctgactttatttttttgggctcccaaatcactgcagatggtgactgcagccgtgaaattaaaagacgcttgttcttggaagaaaagctatgacaaacctagacagcatattaaaaagcagagacgttactttgccaacaaatgtccatcaagcCAAAGCTATgctttatccagtagtcatgtatgggtgtgagagctgggccataaagaaagtgccgaagaattgatgcttttgaactgtggggttggagaagactcttgagagtcccttggtgtgcaaagagctcaaaccagtccatcctaaaggaaatcaatcctgaatattcattggaaggactgatgctgaagctgaagctccagtactctggctacctgatgcaaagagctggcttattggaaaagaccctgatgctgggaaaaattgaaggcaggagaaaaaggggacgata
This portion of the Bubalus bubalis isolate 160015118507 breed Murrah chromosome 3, NDDB_SH_1, whole genome shotgun sequence genome encodes:
- the FRMD3 gene encoding FERM domain-containing protein 3 isoform X8, which produces MAKCLVKIQTRRGLRLQLVNHCNSNVFVRLLRHSSKITARNTGVPLPKEDISAPLISSSPVKESHEYEEPSSEEEDKIKEEPLTISELAYNPSASLLPTPVDDDEIDMLFDCPSRLELEREDTDSFEELEADENAFLMAEEEEMKEARQALSWSYDILSGTIRVNPLVKSFSRLLVVGLGLLLFVFPLLLLLLESGIDLSFLCEIRQTPEFEQFHYEYYCPLKEWVAGKVNLVLYMLGCS